The following DNA comes from Actinomycetes bacterium.
CGTCTCCGACGCGCTCGGCTTCGACCTCATGGACGAGGAGGGGTACCGGCGGGGGGCACGGAACCAGCTCAGGTTCGGGTACAAGCTCCCGGCACCCCTCAGGCTGTTGGCCCGTAACCCGGCCTGGTAGGCCCCGGACTCCCGAACCTGACCCGAGCCCCAAGGTAGCGGCAGGGCTCGGCTGGAATGCGGTATGCCACCGGTCAGCTTCCGCCACGAGCGGCGTCGCGGCCCGCCTCCCCCCATGTGAGAGCTTCGTCGCCGGAGGTCGGCTGTTCGTTTGTGATGTAGTGGTGCAGGTGGCTGGAGCCTTCGAGCATGGCTGTTGCCCGTTGTGTCAGTCCCGCCTGACGTTGTGCGATGGCTGCGCGTAGTGCGTCACTGCTGCCCGTTCGGCGGAGGCCGTCGAGTATGGGCTGTATCTGGGGCAGGGGATAGTGGCCCTGTCGGAGCATGTTGATCATTCGTGCGTCTCGGACGTCGGTCGAGCTGAAGCGGCGGTACTTGGTGTCCGGGTCACGCTTTGGAGTCAGGAGGCCTGCGGACTCCCATACACGTAGGGCAGAGGTGCGCACACCGAGGTAGGCAGCCACCTCTCCGATGCGTATTCCTGACCGCGGCACTGCCGAGGTATCTGGGGTCTGCTCTGCATCCGCTTCGAGCGCTTCGCCTGTCGCCTGGAGGGAGAGCCGTTGTTCATGCAGCGCGGCATGGCTGGCGTCCACGAGCGTGAGCGCCAAGGGGATGTCCCCGGCATGAACAGCCTGCATGATCGCTCGAGCGGTCTGCGACCCGTATCCCCTCGCGAGAGCTCGGTAGGTAAGCAAAGCCCGGCGGTGCCTGGCTTCGAATCTTCGGTAACCGGCAGGGGTCCGTGAGGCCAGAGGTAGGATGCCTGCCTCGACGTAGTTGCGGATCTGTTGGGTCGAGATCCCTGCCATGCGTGCCAGATCGATCGGGCGAAGGCCTGTTTCCCCACGGCCCATTGCTTCACCTTCCCGGCGACAGGGTTCACCAGCGAGTTGAAGGTTACTCGCACATATCTCCAGCATAGATCGCCGGCTGTCAAGAAAAGTCTCTACTAAGCACTTCAATGAGATACTTGAAGTATGCAGGCCGGCAGCAGCGAACAGACCAGGAGCGAGCCGACCGTCGGCCTGTAGGGGACCACAACCATGGACGACTCAATCCTCATCAAGGGCGCGCGCCTGCACAATCTCAAGAACGTCACGGTCGCCATCCCGAAGAAGAAGCTCGTCGTCCTCACCGGCCTCTCCGGTTCGGGCAAATCCACGCTCGCCTTCGACACCCTGCACAAGGAAGGCCAGCGGCAATACCTCCGCGTGCCCCACCTGCACCGGCCTCGGCACCGTGCTCAAGGCCAACGTGCACCGCCTGATCGACCACGAGCGCAGCGTCGCCGCCGGCGCCGTGCTCGGCTGGCACCCGTTGCTCACCGAGCGCAACATCCCGACCCTGCAAGCCGCCGGGCGGCACTACGGCTTCGACTTCGACGCGAACGTGCCCGTGAACGCGCTCCGGGCCGTCCAGCGCGACCTGCTGCTCCACGGCGTCGACAGCCCGGAGTTCCGCCGGCACTTCCCCGACGTCACGCCGCCTACCACTGTCGCCCGCGGGCGCTTCGAGGGCGTGGTCACCAACCTGCTACGCCGCTACGCCCAACGCATCGAGGACGCGGACTACCGCGAAAACGTCGAACGATTCCTGTTCAACGAGACCTGCCCGGACTGCCAGGGCATGCGCCTGCGACCAGAGAGCCGCCAGGTCACCGTCACCGGCCTCACCATCGTGGACGCCGCGCGGCTGCCGCTCGTCGAGCTCGCCACGTGGATCGATGCGCTCCACGGACAGATCACCGCGGAAGCGTGGCT
Coding sequences within:
- a CDS encoding MerR family transcriptional regulator, whose protein sequence is MALTLVDASHAALHEQRLSLQATGEALEADAEQTPDTSAVPRSGIRIGEVAAYLGVRTSALRVWESAGLLTPKRDPDTKYRRFSSTDVRDARMINMLRQGHYPLPQIQPILDGLRRTGSSDALRAAIAQRQAGLTQRATAMLEGSSHLHHYITNEQPTSGDEALTWGEAGRDAARGGS